Within Xanthomonas oryzae pv. oryzae, the genomic segment GCGTGCGTTGCGGTGTGCATCGATGGCGCAGCCAACACCGCATGGTCTGGGCACCCTGCAGGGTGGGGCCGTGTCTGCCGGCACCGCCAGACCCGGCCCAAGCGCATCGCGTTCGCCAGGATGCAGGTGTTGAATCCCGACTGCTTGAGGAGCGCGCGCATGCTCAGCCGGCGCGCGGCATCCACTGCATGCGCTTCCCCGCGCGGAACCCATGCCGCGCTGCCAGCAGCCGCTGTGTGCTCAGACAGAAAACGAATGAATCGGCAAGCGTGCCGTCGAAATCGCAAATGATCAGTGCAGGCAGCGCAAGACGCAGGGCAGGGCGTCATCGCCTAACCAAGATTGCGCGCGTACCCGCGCGCACCCATTCCCACATGTGCGCGCAGGCGATGGCGCGCTTACGCTTCTTCGAAGTGCGGCACGATCGGCGTATCGCTTTGCGTGCTCTGTTCGATGACCTTGCGCTGCATTGCGGCCAGGTACGCGTCCAGCTCTTCGGTGGAGGCGAACACGTCGCTTAACGGCACCGCCTTCACCAGATCGAAGACCTTGCAGATCTGTGGTTGCGGATTGCTCACCAGCACCTTGCCATGGCGCGTGGCCAGCGCCTTGCGTGCCTTGAAGATGCAGCGGATGCCGGCGCTGGAAATGTATTCCAGTGCGCTTAGATCCAGCACCAGGGTGGTGATGTGGGTGCCCAGCAATGGCAACAGCGCCGCGTCCAGGTCCTGGTAGGTGTGGGTGTCCAGCCGCCCGGTCAGGATGACGCGTTGACGGGTGTCTTTCGGCGGGTCGATCTGGATGGCGAGCGTGGTCATGACAAGGCCTCGGGGACAGGGGCGTACGGATGAAGAAGAGTGACGCGCACCACGTTGTATGCACCATCGCGGCGGTAGTCGATGTGATCGGCGAGCTGATGCACCAAAAACAACCCCAGCCCGCCGATCGGGCGCTGATCGAACTCGGCAGCCAGGTCCGGTAGGCGAATCGCGCGCGGATCGAAAGCCTTGCCGGGATCGTGCAGCTCCAGTACCAGCGCTTGCGGATCCAGTTTCAGTTGTAGCCGCAACGGTTGTTCCGCGGGCTGGCCGTGGGTGAGGGCGTTGCAGCCGAGTTCCTCCACGATCAGCCGCACGTGGCCGATGCGCTCTGCGCCCAGGCCCTCGCGCATCAGCGAGTCTTCCAGCCTGTCGGTGACATAGGCCAGATAGTCCAGCGACGGGGCGATGGCCAGCTCGAGCATCACCGTGTGGTTGCCTCCCCGGCAACATTTCGCCCAGCATGCTCCTGGCGCAGCCGAATCGCCAGTAGCGTGATGTCGTCGTATGGATCGGCCTTACCGGTGAAGCGCGCGACGTTGGCAATCACGGCCTTGCATTGCGCCGCCGCACTGCGATGCGGGCGCAGCGCAGCCAGCAAACGCTCCAGCCCGTAGCGGGCGCCGTGCTCGTCCATCGCCTCGGTCACCCCATCGGTATAGCCTAGCATGGTCTGTCCGGCGCGCATGCGGCCCTGCAGCACCGGGTAGGACTCCTGCGGCTCGATCCCCAGCAGCGCACCGGTTTCCAGCGGCAAGGGGCGAGCCTTCCCGTCGATATCGATCAACAGTGGCGGCTCGTGCCCGGCGCTGGCCAACCAGTAGTCGCCACTGACCACATTGATCAGGCCGCACAGCACGGTGGCGAACATGCAGGTCTCGTTGTTTTCGGCCAATCGCCTGGAAGCGGCAATCAGGATGGTGTCCGGGCGCTTGTACCGGCGCGCGGCAATTTCCAGCACGCTC encodes:
- a CDS encoding ATP-binding protein; translated protein: MMLELAIAPSLDYLAYVTDRLEDSLMREGLGAERIGHVRLIVEELGCNALTHGQPAEQPLRLQLKLDPQALVLELHDPGKAFDPRAIRLPDLAAEFDQRPIGGLGLFLVHQLADHIDYRRDGAYNVVRVTLLHPYAPVPEALS
- a CDS encoding STAS domain-containing protein, producing MTTLAIQIDPPKDTRQRVILTGRLDTHTYQDLDAALLPLLGTHITTLVLDLSALEYISSAGIRCIFKARKALATRHGKVLVSNPQPQICKVFDLVKAVPLSDVFASTEELDAYLAAMQRKVIEQSTQSDTPIVPHFEEA